The Aureibacter tunicatorum genome includes a window with the following:
- a CDS encoding alanine/glycine:cation symporter family protein, with protein MEIISNFIAAFADFMWGTPILILLLGGGFFFLVYSEFIPFKHFGHGINVLRGHYDNPNDPGEIKHIGALASSLAATVGMGNISGVALAISTGGPGALFWMWMSALLGVATKYFTCTLSVMYRKTEKDGHVEGGPMYIITEGLSKKWHPLAYLFSIAGLMGTLPMFEANQLTEVVRDLVLIPNGVISESSISSSIIIGAMIAGLVSLVIFGGLQRIAKVASKMVPSMVIIYMIAVLYILLSNFSQIPASFMLIIEDAFTAKSVLGGALGSIIITGAKRAAFSNEAGIGTAPMMHGEAKTNEPVQEGLVAMLGPVIDTIIVCTLTALAIIITGVWKSSEMNGVSLTASAFNSAMPGYGNYVLTLCVAIFAMTTLFTFNYYGYKCWGFLFGKKYIFIYNYIYIVAIIIGSIFSIDVIINLIDGSYAVMAIPTVTAGILLAPKVKEATKDYFRRLKQGEIIKHK; from the coding sequence ATGGAAATTATTAGCAATTTTATTGCGGCTTTCGCCGACTTCATGTGGGGCACTCCCATATTAATACTTCTCTTAGGGGGAGGATTCTTTTTCCTTGTTTATTCAGAATTTATACCTTTCAAACACTTCGGTCATGGAATCAATGTGCTAAGAGGGCATTATGACAACCCCAATGATCCCGGAGAAATAAAACACATTGGAGCATTGGCAAGTTCTCTAGCGGCTACTGTCGGCATGGGTAATATTAGCGGTGTGGCTCTGGCTATTTCAACAGGAGGGCCAGGAGCTCTATTTTGGATGTGGATGAGCGCTTTGCTTGGGGTCGCTACGAAGTATTTCACCTGCACGCTTTCTGTGATGTATCGTAAAACTGAAAAAGATGGCCATGTTGAAGGCGGGCCTATGTACATTATCACTGAAGGACTATCGAAGAAATGGCATCCGCTGGCGTATTTATTTTCTATCGCTGGTTTAATGGGCACATTGCCTATGTTTGAAGCTAATCAACTTACCGAAGTAGTCAGGGATTTGGTATTAATTCCCAATGGAGTGATAAGTGAAAGCTCTATCTCTTCTTCGATTATCATCGGAGCGATGATAGCGGGACTGGTAAGTTTGGTAATTTTCGGTGGATTGCAAAGAATCGCTAAAGTTGCTTCCAAAATGGTACCCTCCATGGTAATCATTTACATGATCGCCGTTTTATATATTTTATTATCCAACTTCTCTCAGATTCCTGCGAGCTTTATGTTGATCATTGAAGATGCTTTCACAGCCAAATCAGTATTGGGCGGAGCTTTGGGAAGCATAATAATAACGGGTGCGAAAAGAGCCGCATTTTCAAATGAAGCGGGCATAGGCACAGCGCCAATGATGCACGGAGAAGCTAAGACGAACGAGCCAGTGCAAGAAGGCCTCGTAGCTATGCTAGGCCCAGTAATCGATACAATAATTGTTTGCACGCTTACAGCCTTGGCCATCATTATCACTGGCGTTTGGAAATCCTCGGAAATGAACGGCGTATCGTTGACCGCTTCGGCATTTAATAGCGCTATGCCTGGATATGGGAATTATGTCTTGACATTATGCGTAGCCATTTTCGCGATGACAACCTTATTCACATTCAATTACTACGGATATAAATGTTGGGGATTCCTTTTTGGGAAAAAATACATTTTCATTTACAACTACATATATATCGTCGCTATTATCATAGGTTCTATTTTCAGCATTGACGTTATAATCAATTTAATCGACGGCTCATACGCGGTCATGGCTATTCCGACAGTAACAGCAGGAATACTATTGGCCCCTAAGGTAAAAGAAGCCACCAAAGACTATTTCCGTCGTCTGAAGCAAGGAGAAATCATTAAGCATAAATAA
- a CDS encoding MIP/aquaporin family protein, with translation MRSIVSTFKENYKLYLMEALGLAFFMVSACFFWAHLASPDSPYSALVPALNHKLYIMGFAMGVTALIIFYSPVTSPSGAHINPAVTLTMFRLGKINLTDTFFYILFQFIGGLLGVVIMKVILGKMLITAPVTYVITVPGKYGVIPAAITELTIAFIMMCMVLFTSDSKVLKNWTKIIAGVLVMCYVIVSGPISGFGMNPARTFASAFPAGVYYSFWIYMFVPIAGMLIASEFYLHVKKHNNEKV, from the coding sequence ATGAGATCAATTGTCTCTACTTTCAAGGAAAATTATAAACTCTATTTAATGGAAGCTTTAGGGCTTGCGTTTTTTATGGTATCTGCATGCTTTTTTTGGGCCCATCTGGCATCTCCGGATTCTCCGTATTCAGCCCTGGTTCCAGCCTTGAATCACAAATTGTATATCATGGGCTTTGCAATGGGAGTGACTGCGTTGATTATATTTTATTCGCCGGTAACAAGCCCATCGGGAGCTCACATCAACCCTGCGGTTACGCTTACGATGTTCAGATTGGGTAAGATTAACTTGACGGACACATTCTTTTATATTTTGTTTCAATTCATAGGAGGTTTGCTCGGTGTTGTGATAATGAAAGTGATTTTGGGTAAGATGTTGATCACAGCTCCAGTTACTTATGTTATCACTGTTCCTGGTAAATATGGCGTTATTCCAGCGGCCATTACTGAATTGACCATAGCATTTATCATGATGTGCATGGTTTTGTTTACTTCGGATTCCAAAGTCTTGAAAAACTGGACTAAAATAATTGCAGGAGTATTAGTGATGTGCTATGTAATTGTTTCTGGACCTATTTCGGGTTTTGGTATGAATCCCGCTAGAACATTCGCAAGCGCTTTTCCAGCGGGAGTTTACTACTCTTTTTGGATATACATGTTTGTTCCTATAGCAGGAATGTTGATTGCTAGTGAATTCTATCTTCATGTAAAAAAACATAATAATGAAAAAGTTTAA
- a CDS encoding VOC family protein yields MKKFKYVITLVVVLFVGAFESKSQNVITVKLPVSDMERSLKFYQDAFDCEVVSDKIYQGDEIEAIEQIFNCVIREVELKLGESSLTLKQFLSPQGRPIPFDAKSNDVIFQHLAIVVSDMDKAFDKLTKMNAGRISNAPQTLPKWNKAASGISAYYFRDPDNHPLELIYFPKGKGKSNWHAKSKKLFMGIDHTAIAVIDTDTSLKFYEDFIGLNVLGGSFNYGKEQEHLNGVRYSKVRITGLASENVDRHSGVEFLEYLRPEGGMLYPKDTQNNDFWNLQTIIEVPDLEKLYKKAQFKKMNVSEEGIIAFDGQRFLELRDPNGHQVYLVQKK; encoded by the coding sequence ATGAAAAAGTTTAAATATGTCATCACGCTAGTTGTTGTTTTATTTGTCGGAGCCTTTGAATCGAAGTCTCAAAATGTGATTACAGTAAAACTGCCTGTTTCCGACATGGAGAGAAGCTTGAAGTTTTATCAAGACGCATTTGATTGCGAAGTTGTATCTGATAAAATATACCAAGGAGATGAAATCGAAGCTATTGAGCAAATATTTAATTGCGTGATTAGAGAGGTTGAGTTAAAGTTAGGAGAATCATCATTAACGTTAAAGCAATTTTTATCGCCTCAAGGAAGACCAATTCCATTTGATGCAAAAAGCAATGATGTGATATTTCAGCATTTGGCAATAGTTGTTAGTGATATGGATAAGGCTTTCGACAAGTTGACAAAGATGAATGCAGGGCGGATATCCAATGCACCTCAAACCTTGCCTAAATGGAACAAAGCAGCTTCGGGAATTTCCGCTTATTATTTTAGGGATCCTGATAACCATCCATTAGAGTTAATCTATTTTCCTAAAGGTAAGGGAAAGTCAAATTGGCATGCGAAATCCAAAAAATTATTCATGGGTATTGACCATACCGCAATTGCGGTGATTGATACTGATACAAGCTTGAAGTTCTATGAGGACTTTATTGGTTTGAATGTGTTGGGAGGAAGTTTCAATTATGGCAAAGAGCAAGAACATTTGAACGGAGTTCGATATTCTAAAGTTAGAATAACGGGCTTAGCGAGCGAAAATGTTGATAGACATTCAGGGGTAGAATTTTTAGAATATTTGCGACCGGAAGGTGGAATGCTTTATCCCAAGGATACTCAAAACAATGATTTCTGGAATTTGCAAACGATCATAGAAGTACCGGATTTGGAAAAGCTCTACAAAAAAGCACAATTTAAAAAAATGAATGTTTCTGAAGAAGGTATTATAGCATTTGATGGACAACGGTTTTTAGAGCTAAGAGACCCCAATGGTCATCAAGTTTATTTAGTTCAAAAAAAGTGA
- the cbiE gene encoding precorrin-6y C5,15-methyltransferase (decarboxylating) subunit CbiE: protein MGQINVVGITASDDRNFNEEVRLLVQKNKVFFGSEKQKESVRDLLREDYQWNLLDNERDISLDHILKEKEDIVIFTYGDPWFYGIGSYLLENVSKDRIQIFAQKNIILTLCHKTYTNYNRLTNINLSGLGWEVLDEVLLDQRSLIGILTDKNYSPDQIANRMQDYGYDNYQMIVGENLGVEGERIRHLEIQEAQDLNFKELNCVLLQKKYHKYHDFGIADLDLKGMHGSRNQITKMPVRLTALHALHLEGKSCLWEVGYGTGSLSLEAKRQFPALKVIGFEREEQCQDLLIKNARNLGIPGVKSIIGDFLDLDLSELPRPDAVFIGGHDRNVKSILDKIHHYLNDNGMIVISTIDNISRESFFKWAAENKYSINYQSCIKVDAYNAVDIISCRKS from the coding sequence ATGGGCCAAATCAATGTAGTCGGCATTACTGCGTCTGACGACAGAAATTTTAATGAGGAAGTAAGGTTATTAGTGCAGAAGAATAAAGTTTTTTTTGGCAGCGAGAAGCAAAAAGAATCGGTAAGGGATTTATTAAGAGAAGATTACCAGTGGAATCTTTTGGATAATGAAAGAGATATTTCATTGGATCACATCTTGAAAGAGAAAGAAGATATAGTGATTTTCACTTATGGAGATCCATGGTTTTATGGTATTGGCAGTTATTTACTTGAAAATGTTTCCAAGGATAGAATTCAAATTTTTGCCCAAAAAAATATCATATTGACTTTATGTCATAAAACGTACACCAATTACAATCGCTTGACAAATATCAACCTTAGTGGTTTGGGCTGGGAGGTATTGGATGAAGTTTTGCTGGATCAACGTTCATTGATAGGGATTTTGACAGACAAAAATTATTCGCCGGACCAAATTGCGAATCGTATGCAGGATTACGGTTATGATAATTACCAAATGATCGTTGGTGAAAATCTGGGCGTGGAAGGAGAGCGTATTCGACATTTGGAAATACAGGAAGCCCAAGACCTGAATTTTAAGGAATTGAATTGCGTATTGCTTCAAAAGAAATATCATAAGTACCATGATTTTGGTATTGCAGACTTGGATCTGAAAGGAATGCATGGGAGTCGCAATCAGATCACCAAGATGCCAGTCAGGCTTACTGCTTTGCATGCATTGCACCTTGAAGGCAAATCATGCCTTTGGGAAGTGGGTTACGGCACGGGATCATTAAGTCTTGAAGCTAAAAGACAGTTTCCAGCACTGAAAGTCATTGGTTTTGAAAGAGAAGAACAGTGTCAGGATCTATTAATAAAAAATGCTCGGAATTTAGGAATCCCGGGGGTGAAATCTATTATCGGTGATTTTTTAGATTTGGATTTATCCGAACTGCCTAGGCCTGACGCTGTATTCATAGGGGGACATGATAGAAATGTAAAGTCGATCCTTGATAAAATACATCATTATCTTAATGACAACGGGATGATTGTTATTAGCACCATTGATAACATTTCTAGAGAGTCATTTTTTAAGTGGGCGGCTGAGAATAAATATTCTATTAATTATCAAAGTTGCATAAAAGTTGATGCGTATAATGCAGTGGATATAATTTCTTGTCGAAAATCGTGA
- a CDS encoding DUF4136 domain-containing protein — MMKNLRSFAWVALLGFMLLGCYPIDDGRTFDETFTTVTNYDTDFFPDSTYTYSTFSLTDSVKLIDRKDNIIDPEEFYEKGGWNDQILAQIREGFLAKGYTEVPREDNPDFGVNAAAVVTKTTQVGWLPWYGPGYWYWWGGWYPPYYPWNPGYTYAYTYETGYLMFEMADGDSWQQFQLFHAQNPNINSVDNSGPPPEGSQLKFRWQAIVTGLLSNNNQYNYDRIERGINEAFEQSPYLDKKQPK, encoded by the coding sequence ATGATGAAAAATTTAAGGAGTTTTGCCTGGGTTGCTCTCTTAGGCTTTATGCTTTTGGGATGTTACCCGATTGATGATGGAAGGACTTTTGATGAAACTTTTACAACTGTAACGAATTACGACACGGATTTCTTCCCGGATAGCACGTACACTTATTCTACTTTTTCTCTTACGGATTCAGTGAAATTGATTGATAGAAAAGACAATATAATTGATCCTGAAGAATTTTATGAAAAGGGTGGTTGGAATGACCAGATTTTAGCTCAAATCAGAGAAGGGTTTTTAGCAAAAGGCTATACTGAAGTTCCAAGAGAAGACAATCCCGATTTTGGAGTAAATGCAGCTGCTGTAGTAACCAAAACTACACAAGTAGGTTGGCTCCCTTGGTACGGACCTGGCTACTGGTACTGGTGGGGAGGATGGTATCCGCCATACTACCCTTGGAACCCTGGTTATACTTATGCTTATACTTATGAAACGGGTTATTTAATGTTTGAAATGGCTGATGGGGATTCTTGGCAACAATTTCAGTTGTTCCATGCTCAAAATCCTAACATAAACAGCGTGGACAATTCCGGCCCGCCTCCTGAAGGTTCTCAGCTTAAGTTTAGATGGCAGGCTATTGTAACTGGTTTGCTTTCAAACAATAATCAGTACAATTATGATCGCATCGAAAGAGGAATCAACGAAGCGTTCGAGCAATCACCATATTTAGATAAAAAACAGCCCAAATAA
- a CDS encoding outer membrane beta-barrel protein gives MKKIASIFSIILMTLGMANAQNFSADQNQPQEPQQNQPLTYNDYTPPTRQAIWSVDYQMGLTTGEARDFVSKYGTRGFSVSGEAFMTDKITLGGSIGWNGFYEKFPRRTYHIGEGSDITGVKSNSIYTLPIMVTGGYYFLPDAFIQPYAKLGVGVVYAETRTDIGYVYVADEEWRFGITPEVGVYVPFGIDSNVGLIAKAKWNVVFYNAHDISTLSYFNFNIGLGFTF, from the coding sequence ATGAAAAAGATAGCAAGTATATTTTCGATCATTTTGATGACTTTGGGCATGGCTAATGCTCAAAATTTTTCCGCTGATCAAAATCAGCCACAAGAGCCGCAACAGAATCAGCCTTTGACGTACAATGATTATACACCGCCAACGCGGCAAGCTATATGGTCGGTGGATTACCAGATGGGATTGACAACAGGCGAAGCAAGAGATTTTGTAAGCAAATATGGAACGCGTGGTTTCAGTGTAAGTGGAGAAGCTTTTATGACGGATAAGATTACATTGGGTGGATCCATTGGTTGGAATGGATTTTATGAAAAATTCCCAAGAAGGACTTACCATATTGGAGAAGGGTCTGATATCACAGGGGTAAAGTCCAATTCAATTTATACATTGCCGATAATGGTAACTGGAGGCTATTATTTTCTTCCTGATGCCTTTATACAGCCGTATGCAAAGTTAGGAGTTGGAGTGGTTTACGCTGAGACAAGAACAGATATTGGATACGTGTATGTAGCTGATGAGGAGTGGCGATTTGGCATTACGCCTGAAGTTGGAGTGTATGTTCCTTTTGGAATTGATTCTAATGTAGGTTTGATCGCCAAAGCGAAATGGAATGTTGTTTTTTATAATGCCCATGATATTTCAACATTGTCGTATTTCAACTTTAATATTGGCTTAGGATTTACTTTCTAG
- a CDS encoding MBL fold metallo-hydrolase: MDVRVRFFGGAETVTGSKYLLEIDDKKILVDCGLFQGLKELRLKNWDDIPFNPAEVDLVVLTHAHLDHSGYLPKLVKSGYEGDIYCTEPSVDLLELLLKDSAKLQEEEAEFARKKGYSKHDNPQPLYNTADVKKVLPLLRGFGFGKTVNVSERISIVFHNAGHILGASIVEFIVRGEYQTKRIVFSGDLGPKEDPILYPPEKIKEADILFIESTYGNRVVERRKSNEDIHKIINETMDKNGVVLIPAFSVGRTQNILIELNQMFVNKEIPEVPIFMDSPMAIRATELYRKFDKYHKINKKNYTVDKYFGGLIRNLNIVQSQEASEELNNFHGKGIIISASGMMTGGRILHHLYNRLRNTEDTLLIVGFQAEGTRGRKIIDGDKFVRIFGQEVPVMCRVENVKGLSAHGDQSELLDWTSGFESSPKMTFVVHGEKESSQTFAQVLNAKYGWNTFVPKYGQSFELFKGI; encoded by the coding sequence ATGGATGTTCGTGTGAGATTTTTTGGAGGAGCTGAGACGGTGACAGGATCCAAATATTTACTGGAAATTGACGATAAAAAAATCTTAGTGGATTGCGGTCTTTTTCAAGGACTTAAAGAATTAAGGCTTAAGAATTGGGATGATATTCCTTTCAACCCTGCTGAAGTGGATTTGGTAGTGCTTACGCATGCTCATTTGGATCATAGCGGTTATTTGCCAAAGCTAGTGAAGTCGGGCTACGAAGGGGATATTTATTGCACAGAGCCCTCAGTGGATTTGTTGGAGTTGTTGTTGAAAGATTCAGCCAAACTGCAAGAAGAAGAGGCTGAGTTCGCAAGGAAAAAAGGCTATTCGAAGCATGACAACCCCCAACCGCTATACAATACAGCTGATGTAAAGAAGGTTTTGCCTTTGCTCAGAGGTTTTGGGTTTGGCAAGACTGTGAATGTTTCCGAAAGAATAAGCATAGTCTTTCATAACGCCGGACATATTTTGGGAGCATCGATAGTCGAGTTTATCGTGAGAGGTGAGTATCAAACCAAGCGCATAGTTTTTTCGGGTGATTTAGGGCCAAAAGAAGATCCTATCTTATATCCACCGGAGAAAATCAAGGAAGCGGATATATTATTCATAGAGTCGACATATGGTAATCGAGTGGTGGAGCGTCGCAAAAGCAACGAAGATATCCATAAGATCATAAATGAAACGATGGATAAAAATGGAGTTGTCTTGATCCCGGCATTTTCCGTGGGTAGAACGCAAAATATTCTTATTGAGCTTAATCAGATGTTTGTCAATAAGGAGATTCCTGAAGTTCCGATATTTATGGATAGCCCGATGGCGATTAGAGCTACTGAATTGTATAGGAAATTTGACAAGTATCATAAAATCAATAAAAAAAATTATACTGTGGACAAATATTTTGGAGGCTTGATAAGGAATTTGAATATAGTGCAATCCCAAGAAGCTTCTGAAGAATTGAACAACTTTCATGGCAAAGGAATCATCATTTCCGCAAGCGGAATGATGACTGGAGGACGTATTTTGCATCATTTGTATAATAGGCTAAGAAATACGGAGGACACACTTTTGATAGTAGGTTTTCAAGCAGAGGGCACGCGTGGACGTAAGATTATAGATGGAGACAAGTTCGTGAGGATATTTGGACAGGAGGTTCCGGTAATGTGCCGAGTTGAGAATGTTAAAGGGCTTTCCGCTCATGGAGATCAATCGGAATTGCTTGATTGGACATCTGGTTTTGAATCTTCGCCAAAGATGACTTTTGTCGTCCATGGAGAAAAAGAGAGTTCACAAACCTTCGCTCAGGTCCTTAATGCAAAATATGGTTGGAATACTTTCGTTCCTAAGTATGGGCAAAGCTTTGAACTGTTCAAAGGGATATAA
- a CDS encoding TIGR00730 family Rossman fold protein, which translates to MGKKHHDYNLLEGTQSVVKDYKRTSRIANEFLKGFKAFKGINDCITVFGSARFGEDHKYYKLAMEMGGTIADNGFKVMTGGGPGIMEAANRGAKEAGGESYGCNIILPMEQHENPYLDKMVEFKYFFSRKVMLIKYSCAFVLMPGGFGTMDEIFETLTLIQTEKIRNFPIVCMGTEYWQGLMDFVRGTMVEEGTISKDDLKLVFVTDDPQEAIEYIQAKVERRELIKA; encoded by the coding sequence ATGGGAAAAAAACATCATGACTATAATTTATTGGAGGGAACACAATCAGTAGTCAAGGACTACAAAAGAACCTCTAGAATTGCCAATGAATTTTTGAAAGGCTTCAAGGCCTTTAAAGGCATAAACGATTGCATTACTGTTTTTGGATCGGCTAGATTTGGAGAAGATCATAAGTATTATAAACTGGCGATGGAAATGGGAGGAACTATCGCCGATAATGGTTTTAAAGTAATGACAGGTGGCGGACCTGGTATTATGGAAGCGGCAAACAGAGGCGCTAAGGAAGCAGGAGGAGAGTCCTATGGTTGCAATATCATTTTGCCGATGGAACAACATGAGAACCCGTATTTGGATAAAATGGTCGAGTTTAAGTACTTCTTCTCAAGAAAAGTGATGTTGATAAAGTATTCATGCGCTTTTGTGCTGATGCCGGGAGGTTTTGGAACCATGGATGAAATTTTTGAGACCTTGACATTGATTCAAACAGAGAAAATCAGAAATTTTCCTATTGTATGCATGGGAACGGAATATTGGCAAGGATTGATGGATTTTGTGAGAGGGACAATGGTTGAAGAAGGAACTATTTCCAAAGATGATTTGAAATTGGTTTTTGTAACGGATGATCCGCAAGAGGCGATAGAGTATATTCAAGCGAAAGTAGAGCGAAGAGAATTGATCAAAGCCTAA
- a CDS encoding BamA/TamA family outer membrane protein, translating into MIDRLKYFLSILAFILPVSLAFSQDNVDSESSLPDSSAINKVLNLVDYLTIKKEKYSITTYPALGYAPQTGFRYAIISFIKFNNSSPESDQYYRPSSITPEISFSSKNQLALELKSTLFFKKTWMLNVESAYEYFPDSYYGIGDELLEEPLDYTSNNIYLRADFSRIIEDKFFVGIKTDFLKTDIKEVKTADNQSELADDLMNQSGVYFGIGPQLIYDTRDNTLFPTGGYYLETSFMYYPQFSNSSDFTKFIFDARKYVKIQSWKNVLAFQAKASSSSGGLPFFMMSNIGGKNDLRGIEHANKYIDNQSFLTQVEYRRHLWWRLGMVAFAGLGQTADEWSKMNTVDMKYVYGIGGRFRMTSDDRLNMRLDVGFGPNGDRAFYFSIKEAF; encoded by the coding sequence ATGATTGATCGATTGAAGTATTTCTTATCTATTTTAGCTTTTATTCTGCCTGTGTCCTTGGCTTTTAGTCAAGACAATGTTGATTCAGAATCTTCTTTGCCTGATAGCTCGGCGATCAACAAGGTATTGAACCTTGTTGATTATTTGACTATAAAAAAAGAAAAGTACTCGATCACTACTTATCCAGCTCTTGGCTATGCGCCTCAGACAGGATTTAGATACGCGATAATTAGTTTTATCAAGTTTAATAATAGTTCTCCGGAAAGCGATCAGTATTATAGGCCATCCAGCATTACTCCTGAAATAAGTTTTTCCAGCAAGAATCAATTGGCTTTGGAGCTTAAGAGTACTTTGTTCTTTAAAAAAACTTGGATGCTTAATGTAGAATCTGCTTATGAATATTTTCCGGATTCTTATTATGGCATTGGAGATGAGTTGTTGGAAGAGCCATTGGATTATACTTCCAACAATATTTATTTAAGAGCGGATTTTTCCAGAATTATTGAGGACAAGTTTTTTGTAGGGATAAAGACAGATTTTCTCAAAACGGATATCAAGGAGGTCAAGACAGCCGATAATCAAAGCGAATTGGCAGATGATTTGATGAACCAGTCGGGAGTTTATTTTGGCATCGGCCCTCAACTAATTTACGATACTAGGGACAATACATTGTTTCCTACGGGAGGTTATTATTTAGAAACCAGCTTTATGTATTATCCTCAATTTTCGAATTCAAGCGATTTTACCAAATTCATTTTTGACGCAAGGAAGTATGTGAAGATCCAATCTTGGAAGAATGTATTGGCTTTTCAAGCTAAAGCCAGTTCTTCAAGCGGAGGTTTGCCGTTTTTCATGATGTCTAATATTGGAGGAAAAAACGATTTACGAGGAATCGAACATGCAAATAAATACATTGACAATCAGTCTTTCTTGACTCAAGTTGAATATAGAAGACATTTATGGTGGAGATTGGGAATGGTCGCATTTGCAGGTTTAGGCCAAACAGCGGACGAATGGAGCAAGATGAATACTGTTGACATGAAATATGTTTATGGCATAGGGGGTAGGTTTAGAATGACTTCCGATGACAGGTTGAATATGAGGTTGGATGTTGGGTTTGGCCCCAATGGAGATCGAGCATTTTATTTTTCAATCAAAGAGGCCTTTTAG
- a CDS encoding VOC family protein produces MGMKFRYARHTNNLALIEKFYTEIIGLKKLGEFENHSNYNGIFLGKPENNWHLEFTESNEPAIHTPDEDDLIVFYLDSQDEIDRMLKNARQLNAPIVKPKNPYWQNHGTELRDPDNYGVILTIQ; encoded by the coding sequence ATGGGAATGAAATTCAGATATGCCAGACATACCAATAATCTGGCGTTAATTGAGAAATTTTATACGGAAATTATCGGCTTAAAAAAATTAGGCGAATTTGAAAATCATTCCAATTACAATGGAATTTTTCTAGGAAAACCTGAAAATAATTGGCACTTGGAATTTACTGAATCCAATGAACCTGCGATACACACTCCTGATGAAGATGATTTGATTGTATTCTACCTTGATTCTCAAGATGAAATTGATCGCATGCTCAAAAATGCAAGACAACTAAACGCTCCAATTGTCAAGCCTAAAAATCCATACTGGCAAAATCACGGAACAGAGCTTCGCGACCCTGACAATTATGGAGTGATATTAACTATACAATGA
- a CDS encoding carboxypeptidase-like regulatory domain-containing protein, with protein MPSFNLKINQPCGEDFNKFTPTEKGGFCQSCQKEVIDFTNMSESEIIEYIQASTKKTCGRFKSSQLKHYHIPVQSSRFGKFRSCLTFAVISFLSILNTEAKTNEISKKPKVELQEEKKISTNLETTTEKYTITGRVMESSGEGAIGVNVVLKGTIQGTATDFDGNFSLTLDKPKGILVFSGIGYQTQEIEYDSNQLTNLTVYIDADIKGLLTVGEVNTSLLYSSKKSIWQRIKDFF; from the coding sequence ATGCCTTCATTTAACCTAAAAATAAATCAACCTTGTGGCGAGGATTTCAACAAATTCACTCCTACAGAGAAAGGCGGCTTTTGCCAAAGTTGTCAAAAAGAAGTTATCGACTTCACAAATATGTCTGAAAGTGAAATCATTGAATATATTCAGGCTTCAACTAAAAAGACATGCGGCCGATTCAAATCCTCACAACTTAAACATTATCACATTCCCGTCCAATCATCTAGATTTGGCAAATTTAGATCTTGCTTGACTTTCGCTGTAATTTCATTCCTATCTATTTTAAATACTGAAGCAAAAACGAATGAAATAAGTAAGAAGCCAAAAGTTGAATTACAAGAAGAAAAAAAAATTAGCACAAACTTAGAGACCACAACAGAGAAATATACAATAACGGGGAGAGTGATGGAATCCAGCGGAGAGGGAGCAATAGGAGTTAATGTGGTATTGAAAGGAACAATTCAAGGCACAGCTACAGATTTTGACGGCAACTTTTCGTTGACATTGGATAAGCCAAAAGGAATATTAGTATTTAGTGGAATAGGGTATCAGACGCAAGAAATTGAATATGATTCAAATCAACTAACTAATCTGACAGTATATATAGATGCTGATATTAAAGGTTTGCTTACAGTTGGAGAAGTTAATACAAGTCTTCTCTATTCCTCCAAAAAATCTATTTGGCAACGCATCAAAGATTTCTTCTAG